From Juglans regia cultivar Chandler chromosome 9, Walnut 2.0, whole genome shotgun sequence:
TTATCGAACTTGCAATAAATCCAGATTTACCATCCCCTCCTTTCTGGGCATCTTGATTATCAAGCTTCAAAGGTCCAGAATTGTTATCTGATTGATGATGGAACTTAAACAAGTTAGATGGAGCCTTGGATGGCTGGGCTCCAAACAAATGTTGCTGGCTTGTAACACTGTTCCATAAATTAGGAATCATTTTTGAGAACGCAGTCAGTTGAGAAATGCCTGGTGTAACAGAAGGCAGAGAGACTTGCATGTGCTCCGAAGACGGGATTGATTGGGCTGGATCTCTTGAATGGATTTGGTCTGAACTATTTTGCTGGGACAACTCTGCAGAACAAGCCAGGTCATTTTGAGTCCTTGTGGATGCGTCTGGTGCTGACGCCAGTACAGATTGACCAGTTTGATGCAACATTAGTTGCCCACTTGCAACAGTGGTGTGCTGGCCTTGATGATGACTTGGAGAACCAGACACTAAAGCTGTAGAGAATTTTCCATGGACATTGTACTGTGACAGTTTATTGGGTGTTTGGCCTGAACTCTCAGAAATATTATGCCTAAATTCACCTTGAGATGATTCATGGGAAGATGCCAAAGACTGAACTGAGGCTGTTGAGGCAAACCACATATTAGCCTTATCTCCAGTCCCAGAAGCTACATGAGATGAGCCAAGAACTGTTTGTGAAGAGCTCTGAGAAGACAACACACGGTCAGGAATTGGCAACCGTTGAGATGGAGGGGCCAACTGTAAACCAAAACCCTGAGTGGCGGAGGACTGATTTCGCTGAAAATGACTAACAGGTCCATCGGAAGTTTCTGTTTCAGGCATCTCAGAAGATGGATAGAGATTAGAAGAGCTAATGTGTCTTCCGATGCCACGTTCATTTGATTGATCCACCTTGTGAAGAAGCTCCAGCATATTTTgactatgtaaataaaaaacaagtaaaGATATATTTCAACTCTCCAACCAGTGactaataaaactaaaaagcaGAAAGAGAACTATAACATGAAAACATTAGTATATAAGCAGGCATCTAttgaaaacaaatacaaatattctgTTATTATCACAGTATGTAAAGACATAAGCTAAAAATCACTTTtatgaacaataatttttttttgacaagtttaagaacattaattaaagaaacaaaatcggatacattttttttttataagtaaaaattaaaatcggATGACAATATTAAGGTACCAAATCTATTAGGATATCAATATAGCGTAGGAACAGCTAATCTCAAATATTCAACTACCTTGATGTAGCTGTCTTGTTAGAGGCATAATTACCCACAGAGTTGTCATAGGGAGCAGATGAAATAGGTACATAACCTGGAAGCATGCTTTTTGAAGGTATCTCATCTAAGCCTTTGGTGTCCACCTGAAATCCAGGCAAACAGCcctatgaaattttttataaaaaaaaataaataaataattcaagcaGTTTATTTCTCAGGAATTTTAAAAAGCCAAACTTATCATATGAAAAAAGTTACATCATAATTTTCAAGTATGTAAAAGTCTAATGATCACCTTCTCCAATTCCATAGAGTTTCTATCGGCCTGATCCGAAAATCTTGATTGGCCAACATAAGCCTGGTCATGACCTCTCAATCCTTGGGAAACCTGCTGGGCCATTGCTTGTGAATTTGCAATATGTTTTGGGCCATAAGAAGGCTCCACGACATCTACATCCCCCATTGGATGGTACTGAAATCTACGAGTTCCAGGTTTTCGATTAAGTTGATTGGATAACTTTTGTTTGCTCCCAATCAAATTACGCGAGTCACTAGCATCTAGCCACACACTCTCTCTCGAGCCACTGGTAGGAGTATGatgcaacatgttagagcgagAACTGTCACTTGAGTTCTCTTTTTTATTCGAGATCTCCTTCTCATTCATTTCAACTGTTCCCTTGTCCAGCTCATTATTCACTGGTGACTCCAAAAATTGAGGGTTCTCATTGAGATGATGCCGGTATTTCCCCAGATCCTCATTTCCACTGGAGTTCCCTGAGGGTTGAACATCCTTCCAGAAATCAAgattattaatgttttgaagCTGCTGCTTTCTTTCCTGGTTGGCCCTCGAAGTGCTTGAATTAGGAATTGCAGCAATACTATTAGAACTTGAATCTTCCCTGAAGACCTGCAAGCTACCTATACCAGATTTTACATGTTCTGATGCAGCAGATGAATTAGGAGCAACGGTAGCCCTCCAACGACCAGCACCATGACCAATTCCCAGGTGTGCGGCTCCCTTATGATCACTACTCTGAGtcagttgagatgatttttcaTTCTCATGATGTTTCAAAGTAGCACCACTATCAGGTGACAAGGATTCTGTAAAATTCCATCCATTTGATCTTTTGTAAGGCTGGCCACCACTATTATAGGAAGATATAATCTGTGGATGGGCCAAAGAACCAGAAATGTTCTTGGTACTTGTTTCTACCCCCGAAGACTGAgcaaaatttccataaatatgACTGCCTTCAGTTGGTGGCTTTTGTAGTGGGTTACGATCTAACCATTTGCTTCCTTCTTCCTGAAACTGTGAAATACTTCTATTAGAAGAATTATTTTGAAACCTGTCACCCTGTTGATGCAGAGTTTTGAGTCCTGACTGCTGAACTCCTGGAaccttaaaataattattacttgTAGAGGGCCTATTTGCATCATCAGAAAGGGGGAAAGGTCTAGAACTCAAAGCCGAAGCAGTCTGCAAGCTGTTATCAGTCCAGACTGGCTGTTTGCTACTGTCATTAATGGTTAAGGGCTGTTGATTCCCAGTTGGAGGTCCTGTGTCCCCAAATGTCGGACCACTCCACTCTTCCTGAAGTCCTAAATCAGCACTCGAAGTTTCTGCAACAGCAGACTGCATAAGAGCACTCCAACTCCCACTTTGCACAGAAGGAAATCCAGTGAAAAAATCAGTACCATCCAACATATTACCAGCCCTTGTGCCCCTGCCAAAGGCATCCCACAGATTTTCATCCGAGCCAAACAAAATCTTTTGTTCAGCTGGATCCAGGGAAGACACGCTCTGAGATGTGGCAACCTGCACTAGTGTTTTCTCATGTGATGTTTCTGAAGATCCATTTAGCTCTTGCCTCCTGTTCAATTCTTGCATGGATGCACTTCTTTGCTGAGGATTCACTTGCTGCAAGTTTTCCAAATTAGGTACACTGTTTAGACCTTGGCCAGCAGCAGGaccaaacatattttttgcTTGAAAATTCTGTCTGGAAGCAAAAGTTTCATCGTTCATGTTAACCTGACCAGGAAATGTAGCATACTGGTGACCTGAAAAGGAATTACCACTGGACAAAACCTGATGAAATGCAGGCTTATCCAGTTGATCATGAGAATTTTGACTTGGAGTACTTCTTACACTAGAAACAGGAACCCCATAAAGAGATTGATCAACCTGTTGAGGAACTAATCCCATCAGACGTAGTGCCTGGCCTTGCTCAGGGGATAACATAAGTCCACTAGAAGATCCTTGTATAACTTGAGATGCACCACGCTGCAGCCAATTTGAGTTACCTGCCACAAGCTCAGGCGGCCATGGATAATTAGATGCCTCATTAATAGGAATGCCATTAACCAGCGCAGCAGAATGGTTGGGAGCTGTCTGTTTTGGGACAGGGGAAACCTGATTTATTGAACTCTGATGCCTTTCCTCTAGCTGCTGCCTATGATGTTCTTGCATTTGTGTTAGCATGAATTGTTGCTGTAGTACCTGCATGTCATTGATCCCCGAGCGCTGCCTTGGCAAAGATTGCAGCATGCCAGGTTGCTGGCCACTCATTTGCTGTTGACCTCcaagaaaatcataattaaCAGGAGATTCAGTATCTTCCAACCTTGATGGATTTTTCTTAGTAAGCTCAGGACCACTGCCTCGCTGTGACTCAAGAATAGATATGCCTTGTAATGTTAAATTATGCCGATCAGCTTCTGTATCCATTCCCAATAAGTTTGCTTCATTCTGCCTCGTTTGGACAAATTGATGTCCACGCACATAGCCATTCAAAGTTGTATGCTGGTTCTGAGGCAAACTTCGCCCAAACTCAGACCTCACATTTGATTGTGTCAAGTTGAAACCATGTTGCACACGCAAAGACTGACTTCCTCCTCCCCTCTCAGAGTCATCTAGAACCAAAGGAACATTGCGGTACAATTAATAAcagaacaaaaagaacataGCAGTTCAATAACAACAGCAAACGACACTTGACTGTATGATCATGAGATCCTTGATTTTATGAGCACAGAGTGGGTTGAGAACAGAAGTTCATTCAGTTGTTACATGATACCCTGGAAGACCATACAAGCAAACAGAAACGAATGATGAAGAGGTAAACTTGTTGATACCTGACTGCTGTACATTGTAATTCTTTGAATCGGAAATAAAAGGTGCACCGATCTGTCTCTGGTTTCCAACCAACAGATTGCTATTTAAAACAGGCCAGTTTCCGTGACCTGTTTGTGAATGATGCTGGCCCTGAGACAAGTTCTCTTGGCCAAAGAAATTGTGGACCCTGTCTTCAACTTCGTTGCCAGGCATAGATGATCCAGCCACGATTATTCAGTGGCTAAAATTTTGTGAGGAGAAAAATTACCTAACAGAAATATGAGTAATTCAAGATAACCACATTCCTACAATTCCATTACAGATCAAAAACCAATATGAAATCTCTGCAAAAATAATTCAGTTCAGAAACACACCTCTTTCCTGTGCATTTATTCTCTGCAAATGCTACGTTCCCAACcctcaaaatttattctgcaCACAAACAATCCAGCATATGAAAAAAGCTTTGCAGTAATTTGGCAGAATAAAATTACCAACATTTTGTGTGAAAAGGGAGGGCCAGAAGAAGATACAATtatgatgaagaaaaagaagaaagattgTGCATATTGACTCTTCAAAAAGCATCTCATTCTACCAAAATAGTTCaaggttttttaatttttaagtttcctTTGAAATTAATTATGCAGCCCCAACAAAGgagggaaaataaaaatgtaccCTTTTACTAAAGTTCTATATGTTTAAGGATGCAGCAAAAAGAACCCTCAATTCCCCGGGTGGAGATCTAAAGATTTCCAA
This genomic window contains:
- the LOC109011470 gene encoding uncharacterized protein LOC109011470 isoform X1, which gives rise to MPGNEVEDRVHNFFGQENLSQGQHHSQTGHGNWPVLNSNLLVGNQRQIGAPFISDSKNYNVQQSDDSERGGGSQSLRVQHGFNLTQSNVRSEFGRSLPQNQHTTLNGYVRGHQFVQTRQNEANLLGMDTEADRHNLTLQGISILESQRGSGPELTKKNPSRLEDTESPVNYDFLGGQQQMSGQQPGMLQSLPRQRSGINDMQVLQQQFMLTQMQEHHRQQLEERHQSSINQVSPVPKQTAPNHSAALVNGIPINEASNYPWPPELVAGNSNWLQRGASQVIQGSSSGLMLSPEQGQALRLMGLVPQQVDQSLYGVPVSSVRSTPSQNSHDQLDKPAFHQVLSSGNSFSGHQYATFPGQVNMNDETFASRQNFQAKNMFGPAAGQGLNSVPNLENLQQVNPQQRSASMQELNRRQELNGSSETSHEKTLVQVATSQSVSSLDPAEQKILFGSDENLWDAFGRGTRAGNMLDGTDFFTGFPSVQSGSWSALMQSAVAETSSADLGLQEEWSGPTFGDTGPPTGNQQPLTINDSSKQPVWTDNSLQTASALSSRPFPLSDDANRPSTSNNYFKVPGVQQSGLKTLHQQGDRFQNNSSNRSISQFQEEGSKWLDRNPLQKPPTEGSHIYGNFAQSSGVETSTKNISGSLAHPQIISSYNSGGQPYKRSNGWNFTESLSPDSGATLKHHENEKSSQLTQSSDHKGAAHLGIGHGAGRWRATVAPNSSAASEHVKSGIGSLQVFREDSSSNSIAAIPNSSTSRANQERKQQLQNINNLDFWKDVQPSGNSSGNEDLGKYRHHLNENPQFLESPVNNELDKGTVEMNEKEISNKKENSSDSSRSNMLHHTPTSGSRESVWLDASDSRNLIGSKQKLSNQLNRKPGTRRFQYHPMGDVDVVEPSYGPKHIANSQAMAQQVSQGLRGHDQAYVGQSRFSDQADRNSMELEKVDTKGLDEIPSKSMLPGYVPISSAPYDNSVGNYASNKTATSSQNMLELLHKVDQSNERGIGRHISSSNLYPSSEMPETETSDGPVSHFQRNQSSATQGFGLQLAPPSQRLPIPDRVLSSQSSSQTVLGSSHVASGTGDKANMWFASTASVQSLASSHESSQGEFRHNISESSGQTPNKLSQYNVHGKFSTALVSGSPSHHQGQHTTVASGQLMLHQTGQSVLASAPDASTRTQNDLACSAELSQQNSSDQIHSRDPAQSIPSSEHMQVSLPSVTPGISQLTAFSKMIPNLWNSVTSQQHLFGAQPSKAPSNLFKFHHQSDNNSGPLKLDNQDAQKGGDGKSGFIASSINSQGFAGKGQLLEKNPGQQVSAENNDPVENMLSLSQGRESVVKPLSDSPHSNAASTQRDIEAFGRSLRPNNAMHHNYSLLHQVQAMKTGEIDPSNHSAKRFKGPDSDRDVQHIAPKGGQPSYGYNNMVRDASCDHSLGPSGDSKMLGLSAKPGESQDTNASSQDMFAFVQDNHHNLSSSSSATAFQSENSQISPQMAPSWFEQYGSFKNGQMLPTYDVRKTATAKALERPFIIGKPTDSLLACSSTDQVNATADASHLAYVHQSSYSTSVANEQPSSPHLLPPDVTDHGMITVRPKKRKSATSELIPWHKELTEGSQRLQNISVAELVWAQAVNRQIEKVEDEAEVVEDGPLILIPKRRLILTTQLMQQLLRPPPAGVISADSRSHYESVAYFIARSVLGDACSAISIPGNDAFMAPDNRSLLSEKLTTFGSAHHRYLKVMEDFIGKARKLETDLLRLDNRASILDLRVEYQDLERFSVINRFAKFHGRGQVDGPETSSSSDTTANSQKSFPQRYVTALPMPRNLPDRVQCLSL
- the LOC109011470 gene encoding uncharacterized protein LOC109011470 isoform X2 yields the protein MPGNEVEDRVHNFFGQENLSQGQHHSQTGHGNWPVLNSNLLVGNQRQIGAPFISDSKNYNVQQSDDSERGGGSQSLRVQHGFNLTQSNVRSEFGRSLPQNQHTTLNGYVRGHQFVQTRQNEANLLGMDTEADRHNLTLQGISILESQRGSGPELTKKNPSRLEDTESPVNYDFLGGQQQMSGQQPGMLQSLPRQRSGINDMQVLQQQFMLTQMQEHHRQQLEERHQSSINQVSPVPKQTAPNHSAALVNGIPINEASNYPWPPELVAGNSNWLQRGASQVIQGSSSGLMLSPEQGQALRLMGLVPQQVLSSGNSFSGHQYATFPGQVNMNDETFASRQNFQAKNMFGPAAGQGLNSVPNLENLQQVNPQQRSASMQELNRRQELNGSSETSHEKTLVQVATSQSVSSLDPAEQKILFGSDENLWDAFGRGTRAGNMLDGTDFFTGFPSVQSGSWSALMQSAVAETSSADLGLQEEWSGPTFGDTGPPTGNQQPLTINDSSKQPVWTDNSLQTASALSSRPFPLSDDANRPSTSNNYFKVPGVQQSGLKTLHQQGDRFQNNSSNRSISQFQEEGSKWLDRNPLQKPPTEGSHIYGNFAQSSGVETSTKNISGSLAHPQIISSYNSGGQPYKRSNGWNFTESLSPDSGATLKHHENEKSSQLTQSSDHKGAAHLGIGHGAGRWRATVAPNSSAASEHVKSGIGSLQVFREDSSSNSIAAIPNSSTSRANQERKQQLQNINNLDFWKDVQPSGNSSGNEDLGKYRHHLNENPQFLESPVNNELDKGTVEMNEKEISNKKENSSDSSRSNMLHHTPTSGSRESVWLDASDSRNLIGSKQKLSNQLNRKPGTRRFQYHPMGDVDVVEPSYGPKHIANSQAMAQQVSQGLRGHDQAYVGQSRFSDQADRNSMELEKVDTKGLDEIPSKSMLPGYVPISSAPYDNSVGNYASNKTATSSQNMLELLHKVDQSNERGIGRHISSSNLYPSSEMPETETSDGPVSHFQRNQSSATQGFGLQLAPPSQRLPIPDRVLSSQSSSQTVLGSSHVASGTGDKANMWFASTASVQSLASSHESSQGEFRHNISESSGQTPNKLSQYNVHGKFSTALVSGSPSHHQGQHTTVASGQLMLHQTGQSVLASAPDASTRTQNDLACSAELSQQNSSDQIHSRDPAQSIPSSEHMQVSLPSVTPGISQLTAFSKMIPNLWNSVTSQQHLFGAQPSKAPSNLFKFHHQSDNNSGPLKLDNQDAQKGGDGKSGFIASSINSQGFAGKGQLLEKNPGQQVSAENNDPVENMLSLSQGRESVVKPLSDSPHSNAASTQRDIEAFGRSLRPNNAMHHNYSLLHQVQAMKTGEIDPSNHSAKRFKGPDSDRDVQHIAPKGGQPSYGYNNMVRDASCDHSLGPSGDSKMLGLSAKPGESQDTNASSQDMFAFVQDNHHNLSSSSSATAFQSENSQISPQMAPSWFEQYGSFKNGQMLPTYDVRKTATAKALERPFIIGKPTDSLLACSSTDQVNATADASHLAYVHQSSYSTSVANEQPSSPHLLPPDVTDHGMITVRPKKRKSATSELIPWHKELTEGSQRLQNISVAELVWAQAVNRQIEKVEDEAEVVEDGPLILIPKRRLILTTQLMQQLLRPPPAGVISADSRSHYESVAYFIARSVLGDACSAISIPGNDAFMAPDNRSLLSEKLTTFGSAHHRYLKVMEDFIGKARKLETDLLRLDNRASILDLRVEYQDLERFSVINRFAKFHGRGQVDGPETSSSSDTTANSQKSFPQRYVTALPMPRNLPDRVQCLSL